The Mauremys reevesii isolate NIE-2019 linkage group 13, ASM1616193v1, whole genome shotgun sequence genome contains a region encoding:
- the LOC120380205 gene encoding peroxidasin homolog isoform X2, which translates to MLPRPVSPADPDPAPQLTLSPQQPVYITGENVTLTCSAAGAPTISGVRFFSNNQKIQSKKLPSPRNRYTDSIQLSGVSRAQAGVYTCESWKTESGRKIASKRTQPISIAVTDPDPAPQLTVSPQQPVYITGENVTLTCSAAGAPTISGVRFFRDNQKIQSKKLPSPRYRYTNSIQLSGVSRAQAGAYTCESWKTESGREITSKRSQPISIVVTDPPPQPSLSMDPPSGVVSEGFPLHITCTTPWDAGQRRFHFYKDSVKLVPGDTGSDISTTEPSTSSMNISVLSIPQASPNNTGEFTCGYEVKMGGGWFPSPRSHAVNVTVTALTASHYTRDILLRTGGVLLLGGALAALICYCHRKKRVPKPLRSTKGSEPREHTRNLDPGCDNKGSKATGAGAERMEQVT; encoded by the exons ATGCTCCCCAGGCCAGTGTCTCCCGCAG ACCCCGACCCGGCTCCCCAGCTCACCCTGTCCCCGCAGCAGCCTGTCTACATAACTGGAGAAAATGTGACCCTGACGTGCTCAGCTGCCGGGGCGCCCACCATATCCGGGGTCCGGTTCTTCAGCAACAACCAGAAAATCCAATCCAAGAAACTCCCCTCACCTCGGAACAGATATACCGACTCGATTCAGCTTTCAGGGGTGTCTAGAGCTCAAGCCGGAGTGTACACCTGTGAATCCTGGAAGACAGAGTCTGGGCGAAAAATTGCATCAAAGAGGACCCAACCCATCTCCATAGCAGTGACAG ACCCCGACCCGGCTCCCCAGCTCACCGTGTCCCCGCAGCAGCCTGTCTACATAACTGGAGAAAATGTGACCCTGACGTGCTCAGCTGCCGGGGCGCCCACCATATCCGGGGTCCGGTTCTTCAGAGACAACCAGAAAATCCAATCCAAAAAACTCCCCTCACCTCGGTACAGATACACCAACTCGATTCAGCTTTCAGGGGTGTCTAGAGCGCAAGCCGGAGCGTACACCTGTGAATCCTGGAAGACAGAGTCTGGGCGAGAAATCACATCAAAGAGGAGCCAACCCATCTCCATAGTAGTGACAG atccccctccccagccttcgCTGAGCATGGATCCCCCATCCGGAGTGGTGAGCGAAGGGTTCCCCCTGCACATCACCTGCACGACTCCCTGGGATGCTGGTCAGCGGAGGTTTCACTTCTACAAGGACAGTGTCAAGCTTGTTCCTGGGGACACAGGGTCTGACATCAGcaccacagagcccagcaccagcTCTATGAACATCTCTGTGCTCAGCATCCCTCAGGCCAGTCCCAACAACACCGGGGAATTCACCTGCGGGTATGAGGTGAAAATGGGTGGGGGGTGGTTCCCATCCCCCAGGAGTCACGCTGTGAATGTCACTGTGACAG CATTAACAGCCTCACACTATACCCGTGATATTCTGCTGAGAACTGGTGGTGTCTTGCTTCTGGGTGGAGCCCTGGCTGCTCTCATCTGCTATTGCCATAGGAAGAAAAGAG TTCCAAAGCCTCTGAGAAGCACCAAGGGATCTGAGCCCAGAGAACACACCAGGAACCTGGATCCTGGTTGCGATAATAAGGGATCAAAAGCCACAGGTGCCGGAGCAGAGCGGATGGAACAGGTAACGTGA
- the LOC120380205 gene encoding sialoadhesin-like isoform X1 — translation MALTLLLPLLASFQMLPRPVSPADPDPAPQLTLSPQQPVYITGENVTLTCSAAGAPTISGVRFFSNNQKIQSKKLPSPRNRYTDSIQLSGVSRAQAGVYTCESWKTESGRKIASKRTQPISIAVTDPDPAPQLTVSPQQPVYITGENVTLTCSAAGAPTISGVRFFRDNQKIQSKKLPSPRYRYTNSIQLSGVSRAQAGAYTCESWKTESGREITSKRSQPISIVVTDPPPQPSLSMDPPSGVVSEGFPLHITCTTPWDAGQRRFHFYKDSVKLVPGDTGSDISTTEPSTSSMNISVLSIPQASPNNTGEFTCGYEVKMGGGWFPSPRSHAVNVTVTALTASHYTRDILLRTGGVLLLGGALAALICYCHRKKRVPKPLRSTKGSEPREHTRNLDPGCDNKGSKATGAGAERMEQVT, via the exons ATGGCGCTAACTCTCCTTCTGCCTCTGCTGG cCTCTTTCCAGATGCTCCCCAGGCCAGTGTCTCCCGCAG ACCCCGACCCGGCTCCCCAGCTCACCCTGTCCCCGCAGCAGCCTGTCTACATAACTGGAGAAAATGTGACCCTGACGTGCTCAGCTGCCGGGGCGCCCACCATATCCGGGGTCCGGTTCTTCAGCAACAACCAGAAAATCCAATCCAAGAAACTCCCCTCACCTCGGAACAGATATACCGACTCGATTCAGCTTTCAGGGGTGTCTAGAGCTCAAGCCGGAGTGTACACCTGTGAATCCTGGAAGACAGAGTCTGGGCGAAAAATTGCATCAAAGAGGACCCAACCCATCTCCATAGCAGTGACAG ACCCCGACCCGGCTCCCCAGCTCACCGTGTCCCCGCAGCAGCCTGTCTACATAACTGGAGAAAATGTGACCCTGACGTGCTCAGCTGCCGGGGCGCCCACCATATCCGGGGTCCGGTTCTTCAGAGACAACCAGAAAATCCAATCCAAAAAACTCCCCTCACCTCGGTACAGATACACCAACTCGATTCAGCTTTCAGGGGTGTCTAGAGCGCAAGCCGGAGCGTACACCTGTGAATCCTGGAAGACAGAGTCTGGGCGAGAAATCACATCAAAGAGGAGCCAACCCATCTCCATAGTAGTGACAG atccccctccccagccttcgCTGAGCATGGATCCCCCATCCGGAGTGGTGAGCGAAGGGTTCCCCCTGCACATCACCTGCACGACTCCCTGGGATGCTGGTCAGCGGAGGTTTCACTTCTACAAGGACAGTGTCAAGCTTGTTCCTGGGGACACAGGGTCTGACATCAGcaccacagagcccagcaccagcTCTATGAACATCTCTGTGCTCAGCATCCCTCAGGCCAGTCCCAACAACACCGGGGAATTCACCTGCGGGTATGAGGTGAAAATGGGTGGGGGGTGGTTCCCATCCCCCAGGAGTCACGCTGTGAATGTCACTGTGACAG CATTAACAGCCTCACACTATACCCGTGATATTCTGCTGAGAACTGGTGGTGTCTTGCTTCTGGGTGGAGCCCTGGCTGCTCTCATCTGCTATTGCCATAGGAAGAAAAGAG TTCCAAAGCCTCTGAGAAGCACCAAGGGATCTGAGCCCAGAGAACACACCAGGAACCTGGATCCTGGTTGCGATAATAAGGGATCAAAAGCCACAGGTGCCGGAGCAGAGCGGATGGAACAGGTAACGTGA